The genomic segment gatattgaaatccaacacttttagctgtcttaagcagtccagtggggtggtggtgtactgcaatcataaagaacttggttgtctgtatctcataaccggagtcatcttcagtattctaggaactataatgtctttgtttattcgatttgagtgaacacataagatcatcgaatttaacggtatgctcctgaaagtaacggtacaagctgtaaacaaaggactccttaacttaaactgaggagtcaagtaggtacaaaccgtacaaggattaattatgtccatctgtgcatctaagttgagactatcggttatatattttagacgctaacttcccggctaaacatcccttttctttgaaacacacttcccttctcgccgttagcatgatctcaaagtaccagaagccatgtgatctatatagtataacgggacattagaccgaacctgcgatagataaatatatcttggatgattgtatattagcggctaaatgtcaatcaaacatgcgaattttaggttttccatgaaatctatttggaagaagaggcttgatagtactaccgtaagtacataatatacagtcccagcagtagcggttaaactatagaagagtcgagtattatccatgcataccaggcgtaaaaagcgttcatccagttactaaacaggtgccaggccaacaagaatccgatccgtgtattccgtacagactaacattaagaaggcgactaccaaagtgaatgtcatgatattcgtacaggcttgtatacaaatgttggtttttcaaatatacgctggataccactatacttaatgcacttaacatgatggtcatgaaaagcacaagagaacttggatccggtaaacaaagaccttcaagatctaaaccagtagtccaactcgtagtatatactccccagaaaaaggtagtttatatcaacctaggaatcccattttagtaagtgtaacatggagtctagcttcagttgttatctgattggtattgcatgccctgagtacgtaaggaaaaggaaaaggttaaccgctatttaaacacaaacagttaccgtagctgtagatgaatgctaaatctagagtatctctcctaagacactgcataacatatgaatgctccttccgccattcgttgactgtgtttaccacggggaattagaacagaataccaagttctttgcctggaggtttgttacgttccgtacagttgtaggtaaaaggtatgttagagacttagactagcgttggagcacattgtttcattcgatagtccacgctcaatcttaccatacatagtacttttatgatcccaggctggtttaataagtcaaagtttagccggaagttagcgtctaaatatataaccgatagtctcaacttagatgcacagatggacataattaatccttgtacggtttgtacctacttgactcctcagtttaagttaaggagtcctttgtttacagcttgtac from the Besnoitia besnoiti strain Bb-Ger1 chromosome Unknown contig00111, whole genome shotgun sequence genome contains:
- a CDS encoding uncharacterized protein (encoded by transcript BESB_018830); the encoded protein is MGTSYDDSRSRGRYQSLFLCYDYLIAIPTGTKIFNCVYLKNQHLYTSLYEYHDIHFGSRLLNVSLYGIHGSDSCWPGTCLVTG